The following nucleotide sequence is from Actinomycetes bacterium.
CGCCAGCCCGAGTGACCGGTTGATTGACCGTGTCGTCGGCCGGCGGGTGCTGCTGGTGAACCGGACCGACATGAGCGGGACGGTGGTCGGATCCTCGACCGATCTGGACCAGTCGTTCGACGTGTGGCAACCGGCAACCCCACGGTAGCGGCCCGACCCAAAGCCGCTCACGTGCGGCACGGAAGCGCACGAAGGACCTAGGCACCGGGCCTCAACGTGCTACGGCACTCCGTTACCGCGAGCAGGACCGTATGAAGGTGCCGGCCGTGAGCCGCTATCAACGGCATCCCACCGGGCAGCGAGATGGTTCCGGCCAGGGCGTCGATGTTCACCACCAGCATGAACGGCTCTCAAGCCGGCGCGCGGGCTCCGAGATGCGCCCGGCGGGGGGCGACCAACGGGTGGGGGGCTTCGCAGGTAACCCACTCGCGGATCGAACCCCCGGCTGAGCGGGTCGCATGCCCCTACCGGCGACGGACTTCCCGATGCCAGCCTGAGGATGAGTCAAGGTGGTGTGCGGTGCGGGCGGCATTGGGTGTCGTGATGGTGGTCGCGCTGGCCGGTGTGGTTTCGTGCGGGACCGCGACGCCGGGGCCGGGTGGTACCCCGGGGCCGGGGGCGAGCGTTTCGACCAGCCAACCTGCGTCGCGGCAGGAGTCCGTCAGCCCTTCCGCCAGCGGCGGCGGCCACGCGCCCAGCGCGCTGGACGACCTCGCGCCGTTCTTCGCGGCTGCGCAGGCGGTGGATCAGCGCCTGTCGGCCGCCGCCGCGGTGGTTGACCGGCACATCGGGACGACCATGCTGACCGTTGACCCATCGGTGCGGGACGCCGCCGCCGCGGCCGACCCCGGCGTGGCGGCGCGGGCCGTCCCGGCCGGCCTGCCGCCCGACCTGCTGCAGCCGGTACTGCTCGTGTACAGCGACCTGTTCTCGCGGTACTCCGCGCTCGACGGGTTCGTGAACACTCTGGCCGACACCGGCCCGAGGGTCGACGTCCCGGTCACGGACCCGGCGGCCGCCGAGGCGCTCGACTGCCTGCACCACGGTGCACCGGCCGCGGCCCAGTTCGCCGCCGACATGGCCGCCGCCCGAGCCGAGGCCGCTCAGTCGCCCCCGGTCGTCCCGGCCGCCAAGGGCTCCCGGGCTGCCGCTGACCTCGCCATCCTGCTGCGGTACGTGCAGGGATGGAACACCTGCTGTGGCGGGTGCGGTGGTTGGCGTCTGACCTCGCTGCCGGCGATCACGTGGTATCCGAGCCGGGCCCCCGTCGGGGGGTCATACGGCGACTTGGCCGACGGCATCATCGGCGACGGCCCGGAGTTCCTGGCCACCTACACGTCGGGAACTGGCTGGACCGTCGTGCTGTACGCGGGCTGACAGCTGCGCGGTGAGCGTTGGGGCAGTGGGTCGTCGTCTTGTTGATCCGATGGGAGCCCGACCGGGAAGCTGGTTTGGGCGGAGGATGCGTTCGAGGTCGTCCGTACTCATCTCAAACGGAGATCCCGGATCGTCTTCCCACCGAGCTGCAGCTCGTGCACCTCACTCAGGTTCCGGCAGGTCGATGAACCGCAGTAGGAATCTCGCGTTCGCGTGTTTGTGCGACCGCACCTACCGCCCATCGTTCGGGTCGCGTCGGTTAGGCGTGTCGTCGCCGATGGCACCCCGAGTTGGCTGATCTCGAAGAGAGGTGAGGTCGATCAGAATGCTTCGCGCGGACCTCGTCCTGCCGGCGGTGATCGGTCTGGGGCTGGGCATGGCAGCCCCGGCCAGTGCCGCCCTGCCCCAGCAACGCCACCCAGGTTCGGACCTACACCACGGCCGAGTTCTGTCAAGGGCCAGATCGCACTCGAGGTGCAGCAGTCGTGGACTAGCGGGAACGGGCAGGTCCTTTACAGATCGGGACGATGACCGGCCGGTCATACCTCCTGGACGGACAGCAGTGGGTCGGTCCCATCGGCACGGCTACGATCAAGTGGAACATGGTGTGGAACCTGAGCAAGCCGTACCCGTACATGTACGGCTCGTCCGTATACACCGCGTTCACCGGGCCGCTGCCGAGCTTCGCTGGTCATTGGGTCTACCCCGGGACGCCGACTGGGCTTGGAGTGGGGAGTCCAAACGACTGCGGAGCCCACACCGTCGTTCTGGCGACGCTGGGGATGAGCGGTGAGGGGTACCCGACGCTGCCCGCGGCGAACTGCTCGGTCAGCAAGATGTTGCTGATCCAGGGCTAAGACCGCCTTTCGCCCGCCCCGTTCGTGTTGCCTTCGCCCTTCGGCGGGGGGCAACACGAACGGGTACTTGATCCGCTCCTGTGCGGTGGGTAGTACAGCCAGGATGCGCTCGCGTATCTCCAGCAGGGTCTCCCGGTGCGGAGACGGCTGGGCGGTGTAGTGGGCGGCGCCGTCGGGGGGGACGTTCCGACATGCGTCCAACCCTCGCACTCGGCGGACTCACCGGGCAGGCCCAAGGCTTGGGGGGTTGAACCCGGAGGTCCCGGCGCCCGACGCCGAGAACGGGGGCGGCCAATACCCCCGAGTCGCCCGTCAGGCGCAGCGAGGACCCCGCCGCCCCTGAAGGGGCGACGGGGCGAGACCGCAGTGAGTGTTGTGGGACTTGTCTATCCCTGTACGTCGGGTCCGGCCCGGCGGGGACTGATGCGAAGCAGCACACGCTGCTCGCGTTCCATGGCGGCGCGGTACTCGTCCCAGTCCGGGTGCTCGCCCGCCACCTGGCGGTAGTAGTCGACCAGCGGCTGCATGGCGTCCGGGAGCTCCACGATCTCCACCTCGCCCTCGATCTGGATCCACGGACCGTAGAACCCGTCGCTGATCACGCACAGCCAGGCGGTGGGGCGCTTGCGCAGGTTGCGGGTCTTCAGGGCGGTCTTCCGGGTGCTCGCCACCAGATGCCCACCATCGTCAACGGCGACGGCCACCGGGGACATCTGCGGGGAACCGTCGTCACGGCTCGTGGTCAAGATCGCCCGGCGATGCTCGCGGACGAACGCCCGCGCCCCGTCGAGGTCCATGACCTCAACCTAACGACCGTACGGCTCGGCACGCTCCCGTCGAGTTCAGCCCGCGCCAGCAAAGCCAGACGCCACCGCAGCCAGGGAACTCACCGCGAGCAAGGCGCCCTGCATCGGCACGTCGGGGCGCCCCTGTCGTGGCGGCCAGGACTCGCGGGCACCAGGGTCGTGCAGATGCCGATCCAGCCGCTGAGTCCTCAGGAGCCCACTCACGCAGCTGAAGACTCGTCCGGGCCGCCGGCGGGTCGATCGGGGCTGCGGGTCAGCTGGAAGGGGAACGGGCCGATCACCCGCCTGCCGATGGGGAAGACCAACATGCCGAGGATCTGCGCGTCGGGGACCAGCCAGCGCATTTCGCCGCGCAGCCACTTCACCGGTGGCCTGGCGGTGCGCGAGTAGTCAGCGACCAGGGCGGCCCGACCATCCAGCAGCGACCCACTGCTGGACACCCAGCAGTCGGTCGCCTGCCTGGTGGTGTCGCCGCGGCGGACCAGGTTGTGCACCAGCCCGGTGGCCTCGACCTGTTTGCCGCACCACCCGCGCAGCGGGGTGAACGCGGCAATG
It contains:
- a CDS encoding PPOX class F420-dependent oxidoreductase — translated: MDLDGARAFVREHRRAILTTSRDDGSPQMSPVAVAVDDGGHLVASTRKTALKTRNLRKRPTAWLCVISDGFYGPWIQIEGEVEIVELPDAMQPLVDYYRQVAGEHPDWDEYRAAMEREQRVLLRISPRRAGPDVQG